The proteins below come from a single Onychomys torridus chromosome 18, mOncTor1.1, whole genome shotgun sequence genomic window:
- the Icoslg gene encoding ICOS ligand, translated as MLPKCHHFLSLGTSRPVWKKQHLIGLSGGFFSSPGLLLLLFSSLRAESEVKEIHAMVGSNVELSCVYPHRSHFSLNDLYVYWQIENHHPKTVVTYYLPNGSTGMYADNHYKNRANLSLDRMKQGDFSLYLQNVTPQDTQEFTCQVFRQSTELENTLKKMVRLHVAANFSTPIISTSGNPTQGQGLTFTCMSTNGYPKPNLYWINRTDNSLIDEALQNNTVYLNERGLYDVVSTLRIPWVVHVNVSCCVENVVLHQNLTSISQAENSTGNNDRSTENPPENHNQKNYVAVFSTLTVVLVASVFACVCGSRCLHRHYKGPRTVEQELTDHA; from the exons ATGTTGCCGAA GTGTCACCATTTCCTGTCCTTGGGGACCAGCCGGCCGGTTTGGAAGAAGCAGCATCTCATTGGTCTCTCAGGAGGGTTCTTTTCCAGTCCTGGTCtgctcttgctgctcttcagcAGCCTGCGGGCTG AGAGTGAAGTCAAGGAAATCCATGCGATGGTGGGCAGCAATGTGGAGCTCAGCTGTGTCTATCCCCACAGAAGCCATTTCAGCTTGAATGATCTGTATGTCTACTGGCAAATCGAGAATCACCACCCCAAAACTGTGGTGACTTACTACCTGCCTAATGGGTCTACAGGGATGTATGCAGACAACCACTACAAGAACCGGGCCAATCTGTCACTGGACCGAATGAAGCAGGGTGACTTCTCTCTGTACCTGCAGAATGTCACCCCCCAGGACACCCAGGAGTTCACGTGCCAAGTGTTTAGGCAGTCTACAGAGTTAgaaaataccttaaaaaagaTGGTCAGGCTGCATGTGGCAG CGAACTTCAGCACACCTATCATCAGCACTTCTGGCAACCCCACCCAAGGCCAGGGACTCACCTTCACCTGCATGTCCACGAATGGCTACCCAAAGCCCAACCTGTATTGGATCAACAGGACGGACAACAGCCTGATAGATGAGGCTCTGCAGAATAACACTGTCTACTTGAATGAGCGGGGCCTATATGATGTGGTCAGCACCTTGAGGATCCCATGGGTGGTCCATGTGAATGTTAGCTGCTGTGTAGAGAATGTGGTTCTCCACCAGAACCTTACCAGCATCAGCCAGGCAG AAAATTCCACTGGAAACAATGACAGGAGCACAGAGAATCCACCGGAAAACCACAACCAGAAGAACTACGTGGCCGTTTTCAGCACCCTTACTGTAGTACTGGTGGCGTCCGTTTTCGCCTGTGTTTGCGGAAGCAGGTGTCTCCACAGACACTATAAAG GTCCCAGGACTGTAGAGCAGGAACTCACAG